Part of the Streptomyces sp. NBC_01460 genome, CGCGCAGGTCGGAGCGACCGGAAACGGGCATCGTCTGGACACCCCGGGCGTCCCGGCCCGACAATCGGTCCTGTGACGTCCTCCTTCGAGCACCACACGTATCCCGCGCGGCTCTCGGACGCCGAGCGCGACCGTGTTCTCGGTGTGCTCAGAGACGGCGCCGCACAGGGGAAGCTCTCCCACGACACGTTCCTGCGCCGCATGGAAATCGCCCTGACCGCCCGGCGTTCCGAGGAGCTGAAGGCGCTCACCTCGGACCTCGATTCCGGTGGGCGCTGGTCCCGCAACCTCTTCCGCGCGGTGGGAGGGGTCTCCGCCTTCCCCGCCCGGGTGCGCAGGGCGTGGCAGTCCGAGCGGCTGCCCAGACTCCTGCTCCCCATGCCGGGTCCGCACCCGCTGCGCATCGGCCGCGACCCGGGCAACGGGCTCCGGCTGAGCCACGAGACGGTGTCACGGCTGCACGC contains:
- a CDS encoding DUF1707 and FHA domain-containing protein — protein: MTSSFEHHTYPARLSDAERDRVLGVLRDGAAQGKLSHDTFLRRMEIALTARRSEELKALTSDLDSGGRWSRNLFRAVGGVSAFPARVRRAWQSERLPRLLLPMPGPHPLRIGRDPGNGLRLSHETVSRLHAELTAHGSRWVLRDLGSTNGTCVNGQRVVGSVVVREGDQVSFGRMTFRLTASLPAPPA